AGTAGATTTATTTCTTTCTCAATTTATTTTCCCACTGCACAGGCGGATAGCGAGATGGAACAGACCGGGGGAAACAGGATTCGCAGTACCACCATTCTGGCGGTGCGCAAGGACGGCCACCTGGCTCTCGGCGGCGACGGCCAGGTAACCCTGGGCGACTCGGTGCTCAAGAGCGGAGCCACCAAGGTGCGCACGCTGCAGGAGGGCAAGGTGCTGGCCGGGTTCGCCGGCTCGGTGGCCGACGCCCTGACGCTGTTCGAGAAGTTCGAGGCCAAGCTCAAGGACCATCCGGCCAACCTTCCCCGCGCGGCGGTGGAACTGGCCAAGGAGTGGCGCACCGACCGCTACCTTCGCCGCCTCGAGGCCCAGCTGGCAGTCGCCGACCGCGACCACAGCTTTCTGATCAGCGGCACGGGCGACGTGATCGAGCCGGACGACGGGGTGATGTCGATCGGCAGCGGCAGCACGATGGCGCTGGCCGCCGCGCGCGCGCTGGTGGCCCACAGCAAGCTGGGCGCGGGCGGGATTGTCCGCTCGGCGCTGGAGATCACCGCTGATATCTGTATCTACACCAACAGGGAAATAACGGTACTGGAGCTTTAGGAGCGGAAGCGGGAAGATGGAAGAAGAAAAAATCGAAAAAGCGGGCGACGGGAAACCAGCCGACCGCAGCACCGGGAGCCAGGACGAGGAATGTTTGATCGACCTCTCCACCGAACCCTCGCCGCGGCAGATTGTCGAGGAACTCGACCGTTATATTATCGGCCAGGACAAGGCCAAGAGGAGCGTGTCGATTGCCCTGCGCAACCGCTGGCGGCGGCAGAACGTGGGCGAGGAGATGCGCGAGGAGATACTGCCCAACAATATCGTGATGATCGGGCCGACCGGGGTGGGCAAGACCGAAATCGCCCGTCGCCTGGCCCGGCTGGCCGGTGCGCCGTTTATCAAGGTGGAGGCCAGCAAGTTCACCGAGGTCGGCTACGTGGGCCGCGATGTCGAGTCGATTATCCGCGAACTGGTGGAGCTGAGCGTTTCGATGGTCCGCGACGACCGCGAGGCGGGTGTGGAGGAAGAAGCCACCCGGACTGCCGAGGAGAAAATCCTGGACCTGCTCCTGCCGCCTGTCCCGGAGCGGAAGCGCAGTTCGCGCCTGGCCGATAAATCTCCGGTGAGCGAACAGCTTTATGAAGCTAAGGTGGAGGAAGTGATCGAGGAAGCGGAGGACGATGAGCCTCGCGAACGGCGGGAGAGGATCAGGGAAAAATTTCGCAAGAAACTCGAGGCCGGAAAGTTGGAGGACCGCAAGGTTGAAATCGAGTTCTCCACCCGGGGCCTGCCGATGATGGACATGTTCAACTTGCCGGGCATGGAGGAAATGGATGTCAACATCGGCGAGATGCTGGAGGTGATGGTGCCGCAGCGTAAGAAGAAGCGCGAGGTGACCGTTTCCGAGGCGCGCCGGATCCTGATCGGCGAGGAAATCCAGAAGCTGGTGGACATGGAGGACGTGATCGGCGAGGCGATCGACCGGGTGGAGGAATCGGGGATCGTGTTCCTCGACGAAATGGACAAGATTGCCGGACCCTCATCCAAGACCGGCCCGGATGTGAGCCGCGAGGGAGTCCAGCGCGACCTCCTGCCGATTGTCGAGGGCTCGAATGTCCCGACCAAGTACGGCCTGGTGCGCACCGACCATGTGCTGTTTATCGCCGCC
This genomic window from Candidatus Glassbacteria bacterium contains:
- the hslU gene encoding ATP-dependent protease ATPase subunit HslU, whose protein sequence is MEEEKIEKAGDGKPADRSTGSQDEECLIDLSTEPSPRQIVEELDRYIIGQDKAKRSVSIALRNRWRRQNVGEEMREEILPNNIVMIGPTGVGKTEIARRLARLAGAPFIKVEASKFTEVGYVGRDVESIIRELVELSVSMVRDDREAGVEEEATRTAEEKILDLLLPPVPERKRSSRLADKSPVSEQLYEAKVEEVIEEAEDDEPRERRERIREKFRKKLEAGKLEDRKVEIEFSTRGLPMMDMFNLPGMEEMDVNIGEMLEVMVPQRKKKREVTVSEARRILIGEEIQKLVDMEDVIGEAIDRVEESGIVFLDEMDKIAGPSSKTGPDVSREGVQRDLLPIVEGSNVPTKYGLVRTDHVLFIAAGAFHQTKPTDLIPELQGRFPIRVELEALSEEEFYRILTEPRNALVSQYVELLRTEGATVEFDDGAVREVARTAWLLNQKMVNIGARRLHTVMFALMEDLLFELPEREEKKISITAETVLERLEKLVQDEDLRKYIL
- the hslV gene encoding ATP-dependent protease subunit HslV codes for the protein MEQTGGNRIRSTTILAVRKDGHLALGGDGQVTLGDSVLKSGATKVRTLQEGKVLAGFAGSVADALTLFEKFEAKLKDHPANLPRAAVELAKEWRTDRYLRRLEAQLAVADRDHSFLISGTGDVIEPDDGVMSIGSGSTMALAAARALVAHSKLGAGGIVRSALEITADICIYTNREITVLEL